Proteins encoded within one genomic window of Dictyoglomus sp. NZ13-RE01:
- the glnQ gene encoding glutamine ABC transporter ATP-binding protein (similar to ATP-binding component of ABC transporters), which yields MIKVINLHKKFKNLHVLKGINLEVKKGEVLVLIGPSGGGKSTLLRCINRLEEPTSGEIYIDGTLITDPKVDINKIRQKVGMVFQLFNLFPHLTVLENITLAPIKVKKMKPEEAKEKALELLKRVGLADKAKNYPSQLSGGQQQRVAIARALAMDPEVMLFDEPTSSIDPEMTKEVLDVIRELADEGMTMIIATHEMGFAREVSDWVVFLDQGQIIEEGPPSQIFSSPKEERTINFLSKIL from the coding sequence GTGATTAAGGTCATTAATTTACATAAGAAGTTCAAAAATCTTCATGTATTGAAGGGAATTAATTTAGAGGTAAAAAAAGGCGAAGTTTTAGTTTTAATAGGTCCAAGCGGAGGAGGTAAGAGTACCCTTTTAAGGTGTATAAATAGATTAGAAGAACCTACTTCAGGGGAAATATATATAGATGGAACTTTAATAACTGATCCTAAGGTTGATATAAATAAAATTAGGCAAAAAGTAGGAATGGTATTTCAGCTTTTTAACCTCTTTCCACATTTGACGGTATTGGAAAATATAACTCTTGCACCTATAAAAGTAAAAAAGATGAAACCTGAAGAGGCTAAAGAAAAAGCCCTTGAGCTATTAAAAAGAGTAGGTCTTGCAGATAAAGCAAAAAACTATCCTTCTCAATTGTCAGGAGGGCAACAACAAAGGGTTGCCATTGCAAGGGCTCTTGCCATGGATCCAGAAGTTATGCTTTTTGATGAACCTACATCCTCCATAGATCCAGAAATGACAAAAGAGGTTTTAGATGTTATTAGGGAACTTGCAGATGAAGGAATGACAATGATTATTGCAACTCATGAGATGGGATTTGCAAGGGAGGTAAGTGATTGGGTAGTATTTTTAGATCAGGGACAAATAATAGAAGAAGGTCCCCCCTCCCAAATTTTTTCTTCTCCTAAGGAAGAAAGAACAATTAACTTTTTAAGTAAAATTCTCTAA